The genomic segment GCGGCGATGATCGGCTCAGGCACGGACCACCCCCAGCCGGCTCGTTGTTCCGATGAACGGCGCGGCGGCAAGCGCCACGAACGTCACCGCCAGCGCCGCCTCGGCCGGGCCGGCGCTCACCTGCGTGGTGGGGTAAGCCTGGAACCCGCCGGCGCCTGCCAGCTTGGCGGCCACCGCCAGCGCCGCGATGGCGAGCGCGCTGGCCAGCACCCGCACGTCGTGCCGCGACCACGGCGCGCGCGCCACCTGCGGGCGCCTCGCGCGCGAGTACCCACGCACCTCGAGCGCGGCCGCCAGCTCCACTGCTCGCTCGAGCGAGCCGCCCACCGCCGCACGGGCCACCGCGGCGTGACCGGGCGGCTGCGGGCGGCAGCGCGCCGCCTCGCTCTTCCGCGAGGCGTCGCGAGCCAGGACTGGCACGAGCCGCGTGGTGAGGGCGGCCGTGAGGGCCGAGCGGTACGAGATTCGCCGCAGCGCGCGGAGCAGTTCGTCCGGGTCCACCGCGACGGACAGCAGCGCGAACGCCAGCATCACGTCGAGCACGCGCAGCGCCGCCACCGCGCCGTAGATCGTGGCCTCGAGCGTGATGTCCCAGCGCCGGCCGAGGAACGAGCCGCCTCGCACGAGCACCGTCAGGCCGTCGGAGGTGACGAGCGGGTTGACGATCACGACGAGCAGGGCGAGCCCGGTGGCGATGGCCGCCCAGCGGCGCAGCTCGCGCGCCACGCCGGCGCCGATCGCCGCCGCCACCACGGCGCAGAGCAGCGCGCCCAGGATGATCGGGTTGTCGAACAGGATCGGCGCGAACGCGAGGGCCAGGCAGAAGGCGGCGGAGGCTCCCGCGCGCGCGGCATGAAGGGCGCTCGCACGGCGGCGGTAGACCGGCACGAGGCTCATCCGCCCACCACCGGCAGCCGAACGTCGCCGCTCGGCGTGGCCGCGAGCGCGAACGCATTGTGCAGCCGCTGCGGGTTGAGCGCCTGCGCCGCTCGCTCCACCCCGGCGTTGCCGAGGCCCGTGACCACCCACACCGGCTGCGATCCCTCCTCGGCGGTGGCGGCCACGAGCCCGCTGCCGGG from the Thermoleophilaceae bacterium genome contains:
- a CDS encoding energy-coupling factor transporter transmembrane component T is translated as MSLVPVYRRRASALHAARAGASAAFCLALAFAPILFDNPIILGALLCAVVAAAIGAGVARELRRWAAIATGLALLVVIVNPLVTSDGLTVLVRGGSFLGRRWDITLEATIYGAVAALRVLDVMLAFALLSVAVDPDELLRALRRISYRSALTAALTTRLVPVLARDASRKSEAARCRPQPPGHAAVARAAVGGSLERAVELAAALEVRGYSRARRPQVARAPWSRHDVRVLASALAIAALAVAAKLAGAGGFQAYPTTQVSAGPAEAALAVTFVALAAAPFIGTTSRLGVVRA